The sequence GGCGCGAGACCGTCACATCGTCGAGGAAGATGTCGCTCTGCGGGTGCCGGCCGGCCGTCGTCAGGTCACCGTCCAGCAGGAAACGGCTGCCGGAATTCGGGCCGCGCCGCACCACCAGGAGCGCCGAACCGAGCGGCAGGGCGTCGACGGCCGCCTGTGCCTCGGGCGAGAGCGACGGTACGGCGGTCTGGCCGGTCGCCTCCGCCTCGTAGGCCTCCAGCCCCGAGATGGAGATGGTCGACGTCGTCTCCGAGGCACGCTCGGGGACCCCGCCCCTCAGCGGCGCACCGCAGTTGGAGCAGAAACGGCTGGCCTCGGCGTTGCGGTGCCCGCACCTCGTACAGACCGGCATGGACGAAGCCTCCTGGCTCGGGGCTCCGAAACCTATGCGGCCGGGACCGGCAGGGTCAACGGACGACGCGCCGGAACCGCCCGGGTGGTCACCCCCCTGGCCCGCCACCTGGTCGCGGAAGAGCGGGCGCTCAGCACCCTGCTCGTCGGGCTGACCATGGCGCGGCGCGCGATGCCGTGCGGCCTCGTCGCGTGCGCTCTTGCCGAACAACTTCCCAAACAACTTCACGGGCGATTCCCCTTGACCGAAACAGACCCGCCCGTGGGGCAGGACGAACCCTGAATGAACACACCTGCCGACCCGGACATCTTCACAACGTCCGTATCCACTCGACAGTTTCCACCACGCGCCACGATTACGATGCGGCGACCCCCCGCAACCTTCCGCTCGTGTCCCCCGGCGCCGGGGCTCCCGGGGCTCACTGGCCCGACGACCGAGCGTAGTCAGGCCGCTCCGCCGGTCGCAAGGCGTCCACGACAATGTCGTCGGCCCGCGCCACATGCACGGTGGCCTGCTCCTTCTCCAGCGTCTGCACCACACCTCCGGGGATGTTGAGCGCCGGTTCCAGATCCTGCGGCTTGCCGATGACCTTGAAGACGTACGGGGCGGAGATCTTACGGCCGTCGACCTTGACGGCACCTCCGTCGCCGGAGAAGTACGTATTGGCCACGACGCGTACGCCGTTGACCTCGACCGCCTCGGCACCGGCCGCCCTCAGCTCCTGAAGGGCGTCGAGGAGCATGTCCGGCCGCACGGCTCCACCGGGGTCGTTGACCGTCACGGTGATACCCGGGCCGTGCGCGGCCACGGTACCCGCGAGCACGCCGAGTTGCCGCTCCTTCTCGACCGTCTGCTTCCGGGCCTCCTCGGCCTGGTCCGAGCTGTTCTCCAGTTCGGTGCGCTGGTCGTCCAGGCGCTGCTTCTCGTCCTCCAGCCGCTGCGTGCGCTCGTCCACCTCGTCCAGGATGCGTACCAGGTCCTCCTGGCGGGCACCACGCAGGGCGCTGTTGTCGCTGTTGGACCGCACTTGGATGGCGAGCCCGAGGCCGAGGACGAACAGCAGCAGGGCGACGACGAGTTGGGCGCGGGTGACCCGGGGCGGCCAGATGCCGGCCACCAGCCGCTGGCGCCCGGTGAGCTCCCGGGAGGAGTTCGCCTGCTGCTCGCCGGGCTGCTCGCCGCCGTCGTTGAGGGCGTCGTTGCTCATCGGCATCAGGCCCGGAAGACGTGCCGGCGGATGGCCGCGGCGTTGGAGAAGATCCGGATGCCGAGCACGACCACCACACCTGTGGAGAGCTGCGCCCCGACACCCAGTTTGTCGCCCAGGAAGACGATGAGGGCCGCCACGACGACGTTGGAGAGGAACGAGACCACGAAGACCTTGTCGACGAAGATGCCGTCGAGCATGGCCCGCAGACCGCCGAAGACCGCGTCGAGTGCGGCGACGACGGCGATCGGGAGATAGGGCTCGACGACCGCCGGCACTTCGGGCCGGACCAACAGTCCGACCACGACTCCCACGACGAGGCCCAGTACGGCGATCACGATGTGCCCTTCCCTGTGTCTGCAGCCTTGTATGGCTCTGCTGTCCGTACGATCAGGCTCGGGGCGGCCGGAAGGTCCACCTTCTCCTGGACGGAGATGCTGGTCCTGATGTCGAAGGTGTCCTTCAGCGACTGCAGGTACTGGCCGTCGGCGCTGTCCCGGAAGGCCGCGCCCAGCTTCTTGCCGTCCCCCACCGCGAGCACCGTGTACGGGGGCACGAGCGGTCTGTTGTCGACCAGTATGGCGTCGCCCGCGGCCCGGATCGCCGACAGGGCCGTCAGCCGCTGCCCGTTGATGGCGATGGCCTCGGCACCCGACTGCCACAGCCCGTTGACGACCCGCTGCATGTCCCGGTCCCTGACCCGCCCTGTGTCGGAGAAGCTACTGGTCTCACGTGCGCCGCCGCCACCCTGCGCGGTGTCCTCGGCGTCGTCGACGACGACCTTGACCCCCGGGCCGCGCACGGGCGTTGCCCCGGAGAGCAGTGCCACCAGCTCGCCCTGGTCACCCCCGTGCTCCTGCAGGGCCTTGCGCTGGCGTTCACTCACGTCGTCGCGGACTTCCTCCACCTGCGAGGCGAGGGTGTCGGCCGCCGCGGTCTCCGCGTCGATCCGGTCGATGAGTTCCTGGCGCTCCTTGGCCAGCACCGGAGCCGCGACCCGCGCCTGGGCGGCGCCGAGCGTGACAACCAGGGCGGCCAGGACCAGACACGCGGCGAACCCGAGCTTCGCCTTGAGCGTACGGGGCATGCCCGCCTGCCCCTCGGCCGCGCGCCTGGCCGACGCTTCGGCGTAGCCGTCGTCGAGGCTGTGCTCCATCACGTTGGTCAGCAGCAGCATGGACGCGTCGGGGCGCTTGGGCGACGGGGCCGTGCTCCGACCGGGTGGCTGCTGCGACATGCCGCACATCGTCGCATGTCGCGGCGGCATACGCCGAATGGCCCCACCGATGGCCCGCCCGGCACGGGAGCGGGCAGCCGGTGCCGGCCGACTGCCCGCTCACCCGTCCCGGGGGCCGGACCTCAGTCGCCCGCGCTGTCGACGACCGCCGCCCACTCGTCGAGCAGCGCCTGTGCCGACTCGTCGTCGGGGCCTTCCGCCCAGAGGTGGGTGACCGCTTCGGCCCTGTCCGGCAGGACCATCACCCAGCGCCCGTCCGCCTCCACGACCCGTACGCCGTCCGTCGTATCGACGTCGCGGTCCCCTGCGGCCTCGACGACCCGCCGCATCACCAGGCCCTTCACGGCCCATGGCGTCGCGAGGTCACGGCGCAGGACGTGGGCGTGCGGGATGCGGGCGTCGATCTGGCTGAGCGTGAGCTGAGTGCGCGCCACCAGCCCGATGAGCCGCACGAAGGCGGCCGTCCCGTCGAAGACGCTGCTGAATTCGGGAACGATGAAGCCGCCGCGGCCGTCTCCACCGAAGATGGTGCCTTCTTCACGCCCCACCCGGGTCAGGTCGTCGGGCGACGTCGTCGTCCATTCGACCTGGGTTCCGTGGTACGCGGCGACCTGCTCGGCGACCCTGGTGGTGGTCACCGGCAGCGCCACCCGTCCGCTGCGCCGCTCGGCGGCGACGAGATCCAGCATGACCAGCAGGGCCCGGTCGTCCTCCACGATCCGGCCCCGCTCGTCGACCAGCGAGAGCCGTTCGCCCACGGGGTCGAACCGGACGCCGAAGGCCGCCCGCGCCGAGGAGACGATCTCCCCCAGGCGCACGAGCCCGTTACGCCGGGTCTCGGCCGACTCGGTGGGGCGTGATTCGTCCAGGCCGGGGTTGATGGTGAGCGCGTCCACGCCCAGCCGTCCCAGGAGGCTCGGCAGCACGAGTCCGGCGCTGCCGTTGGAGGCGTCGACAACGACCTTGAGCTGGGCGTCCGCCACCCCCGTCGTGTCCACGTTCCGCAGGAGTGCGCCGGTGTACGAGTCGAAGACGCTGGACGGGAAGTAGATGTCCCCGATCTCGCCCGGGAAGGCACGCCGATACTCCTGCCTGGCATAGACCCGGTCCAGCTTCCGCTGCCGTGCCTGCGAGAGGTCGGCGCCGCGTTCGTCGAAGAACATGATGTCGACGGAGTCGGGCACGCCCTGGGACGTACGGATCATGATTCCGCCGGCGCTTCCGCGCGCGGTCTGCTGGCGCGCGACGGGCAGCGGTACGTTCTCCAGGTCGCGGACATCGATGGCACTGGCCTGGAGGGCGGAGATCACGGCCCGTTTGAGGGCCCTGGCACCCCGGGAGTGGTCCCGGGCCGTGGTGACGGTGGAGCCCTTCTTGAGGGTCGTCGCATAGGCGCCGGCCAGCCTGACGGCAAGCTCCGGGGTGATCTCGACGTTCAGGATTCCGGAGACGCCGCGCGCCCCGAAGAGATGCGCCTGTCCGCGGGACTCCCAGATCACCGAGGTGTTGACGAAGGCACCGGCCTCGATGGTCTTGAAGGGGTAGACACGCACGTTCCCCTGAATGATCGATTCCTCACCGACGAGGCACTCGTCACCGATGACGGCTCCGTCCTCGATCCGGGAGGCTCGCATGATGTCGGTGTTCTTGCCGACCACGCAGCCGCGCAGGTTGCTGTGGTCTCCGATGTACACGTTGTCGTGGACGACGGCCTTGTGCAGGAAGGCTCCGCTCTTCACGACGACGTTCGACCCGATGACCGTGTGCTCACGGATCTCGACGCCGGCCTCGACCTTGGCGTAGTCGCCGATGTACAGCGGGCCCCGCAGCACCGCGTCGGGGTGCACGTCCGCACCTTCGGCCACCCAGACCCCGGGCGAGATCTCGAATCCGTCGATCTCGACGTCGACCTTGCGCTCCAGCACGTCGGCCTGGGCCTTCACGTAGCTCTCGTGCGTGCCGACGTCCTCCCAGTAGCCCTCGGCGACGTAGCCGTAGATGGGCTTGCCTTCCTTCATCAGCTGCGGGAAGACGTCTCCGGACCAGTCCACGGAGACGTCGGCCTCGACGTAGTTGAAGACCTCGGGCTCCATGACGTAGATGCCCGTGTTGACGGTGTCGGAGAAGACCTGGCCCCAGGTGGGTTTTTCCAGGAACCGTTCGACCTGTCCCTCCTCGTCCACGATCGTGATCCCGAATTCCAGAGGATTGGGAACACGCGTGAGGCAGACGGTGACCAGGCCGCCCTTTTCCTTGTGAAAGGCGATGAGGTCGGTGAGGTCGAAGTCGGTGAGCGCATCGCCGGAAATGACGAGGAAGGTGTCGTCCTTCAGCGCCTCTTCGGCATTCTTCACGCTGCCCGCAGTGCCGAGCGGCTTCTCCTCGTTGGCGTAGCTGAGCTCCATGCCGAGCTCTTCGCCGTCTCCGAAATAGTTCTTCACCAAAGAGGCGAGGAACTGGACGGTCACGACCGTCTCATTGAGCCCGTGCCGTTTGAGCAGTCGGAGCACATGCTCCATGATCGGCCGGTTGGCCACGGGAAGGAGCGGCTTGGGCATGCTCGAGGTCATGGGGCGAAGGCGAGTGCCTTCGCCGCCAGCCATCACGACGGCCTTCATGTCGGAAACGTCCTCCTTGAGAGACGACGGTCGAGCCGACTTCGCCCGTCAGGGCAGCATCTGTGACATCAGCCGCGGGCCGGCGACGTTGCGCGGCACACACGAAGCGAGCTCAATCGGCTACTGCATCCGCCTTGACGAGTCGGCGGACCTGAACCACGTAGAGGATCCCTGCCCACCAATAGAGCGTTGTACCCCATCCTGCGAACGCCCATCCGAAAACGGTGGCCACCTCTGCCAGCCAACCACTTTCATCGCTGAGCAGCAACAAGGGGAATGCGTACATGAGGTTGAACGTGGCGGCCTTGCCCAGGAAGTTCACCTGGGGCGGCGGATAACCGTGACGGCGCAGGATTCCCACCATCACGAGAAGCATCAGCTCGCGGGCAAGCAGTGCGGCGGTGAGCCAGAGGGGCAGGATCTCGCGCCAGGTCAGCCCGACGAGAGTAGAAAGGATGTAGAGACGGTCGGCGGCCGGGTCGAGCAGCCGGCCGAGGCTGCTGATCTGGTTCCACCGGCGCGCGAGCTTGCCGTCGAGGTAGTCGCTGACGCCGCTGAACATCAGGACCAGCAATGCCCAGCCGTCACTCTTGGGCCCGCCGAACTCGGGGCGGAGAATCAGCCACAGGAAGACAGGTACGCCGACGAGGCGCGCCATGCTGAGGATGTTGGGGATGGTGAGTACCCGGTCCGTCTGCACGCGGGTCTCCTGGACCTCCACCCGGGGGCCTCCTGTGTCAAGAACGTGCCAATGATGCCCCCTGACCCTACCCTCAGCCCCGTCAGGCGGGTGCACAGGGGTACCGAGGGGGGCCGTAAACGCAGAAGAGCCCCGTGCCACAAGGGCACGGGGCTCTTCCTAAAAGGAGTTCGGCGGCGTCCTACTCTCCCACAGGGTCCCCCCTGCAGTACCATCGGCGCTGAAAGGCTTAGCTTCCGGGTTCGGAATGTAACCGGGCGTTTCCCTAACGCAATGACCACCGAAACACTATGAAATAAACAACACCGGACGCTGCGTTTAATTAAACACAGTCACGGCAGTTCGTTATTTCAGAACCAACACAGTGGACGCGAGCAACTGAGGACAAGCCCTCGGCCTATTAGTACCAGTCAGCTCCACCCGTTACCGGGCTTCCACATCTGGCCTATCAACCCAGTCGTCTACTGGGAGCCTTAACCAATCAAGTTGGTGGGAATACTCATCTCGAAGCAGGCTTCCCGCTTAGATGCTTTCAGCGGTTATCCTTTCCGAACGTAGCCAACCAGCCATGCCCTTGGCAGGACAACTGGCACACCAGAGGTTCGTCCGTCCCGGTCCTCTCGTACTAGGGACAGCCCTTCTCAATATTCCTACGCGCACAGCGGATAGGGACCGAACTGTCTCACGACGTTCTAAACCCAGCTCGCGTACCGCTTTAATGGGCGAACAGCCCAACCCTTGGGACCGACTCCAGCCCCAGGATGCGACGAGCCGACATCGAGGTGCCAAACCATCCCGTCGATATGGACTCTTGGGGAAGATCAGCCTGTTATCCCCGGGGTACCTTTTATCCGTTGAGCGACAGCGCTTCCACAAGCCACTGCCGGATCACTAGTCCCGACTTTCGTCCCTGCTCGACCCGTCGGTCTCACAGTCAAGCTCCCTTGTGCACTTACACTCAACACCTGATTGCCAACCAGGCTGAGGGAACCTTTGGGCGCCTCCGTTACTCTTTAGGAGGCAACCGCCCCAGTTAAACTACCCATCAGACACTGTCCCTGATCCGGATCACGGACCCAGGTTAGACATCCAGCACGACCAGAGTGGTATTTCAACGGCGACTCCACAACCACTGGCGTGGCCGCTTCAAAGTCTCCCACCTATCCTACACAAGCCGAACCGAACACCAATATCAAACTATAGTAAAGGTCCCGGGGTCTTTCCGTCCTGCTGCGCGAAACGAGCATCTTTACTCGTAGTGCAATTTCACCGGGCCTATGGTTGAGACAGTCGAGAAGTCGTTACGCCATTCGTGCAGGTCGGAACTTACCCGACAAGGAATTTCGCTACCTTAGGATGGTTATAGTTACCACCGCCGTTTACTGGCGCTTAAGTTCTCAGCTTCGCCACCCCGAAAGGCAGCTAACCGGTCCCCTTAACGTTCCAGCACCGGGCAGGCGTCAGTCCGTATACATCGCCTTACGGCTTCGCACGGACCTGTGTTTTTAGTAAACAGTCGCTTCTCGCTGGTCTCTGCGGCCACCCCCAGCTCAGGAAGCAAGTTCCCTCACCAGTGATGGCCCCCCTTCTCCCGAAGTTACGGGGGCATTTTGCCGAGTTCCTTAACCATAGTTCACCCGAACGCCTCGGTATTCTCTACCTGACCACCTGAGTCGGTTTAGGGTACGGGCCGCCATGAAACTCGCTAGAGGCTTTTCTCGACAGCATAGGATCATCCACTTCACCACAATCGGCTCGGCATCAGGTCTCAGCCTCAATGTGTGACGGATTTACCTACCACACGGCCTACACCCTTACCCCGGGACAACCACCGCCCGGGCTGGACTACCTTCCTGCGTCACCCCATCGCTTACCTACTACAAGTCTGGTTCATCGGCTCCACCACTACCCTCAACTCCGAAGAGATCGGGCCGGCTTCACGGACTTAGCATCGCCTGATTCAGTACTGGGCGTTTCAAAGCGGGTACCGGAATATCAACCGGTTGTCCATCGACTACGCCTGTCGGCCTCGCCTTAGGTCCCGACTTACCCTGGGCAGATCAGCTTGACCCAGGAACCCTTAGTCAATCGGCGCACACGTTTCTCACGTGTGTATCGCTACTCATGCCTGCATTCTCACTCGTGAACCGTCCACAACTCGCTTCCGCGGCTGCTTCACCCGGCACACGACGCTCCCCTACCCATCCATACTCCCGTTGAGGATATGTGTATGAATGACACGACTTCGGCGGTACGCTTGAGCCCCGCTACATTGTCGGCGCGGAATCACTTGACCAGTGAGCTATTACGCACTCTTTCAAGGGTGGCTGCTTCTAAGCCAACCTCCTGGTTGTCTCTGCGACTCCACATCCTTTCCCACTTAGCGTACGCTTAGGGGCCTTAGTCGATGCTCTGGGCTGTTTCCCTCTCGACCATGGAGCTTATCCCCCACAGTCTCACTGCCGCGCTCTCACTTACCGGCATTCGGAGTTTGGCTAAGGTCAGTAACCCGGTAGGGCCCATCGCCTATCCAGTGCTCTACCTCCGGCAAGAAACACACGACGCTGCACCTAAATGCATTTCGGGGAGAACCAGCTATCACGGAGTTTGATTGGCCTTTCACCCCTAACCACAGGTCATCCCCCAGGTTTTCAACCCTGGTGGGTTCGGTCCTCCACGAAGTCTTACCTCCGCTTCAACCTGCCCATGGCTAGATCACTCCGCTTCGGGTCTTGAGCGCGCTACTAAACCGCCCTATTCGGACTCGCTTTCGCTACGGCTTCCCCACACGGGTTAACCTCGCAACACACCGCAAACTCGCAGGCTCATTCTTCAAAAGGCACGCAGTCACGACTGCATGTGCAAGCACATACAGCGACGCTCCCACGGCTTGTAGGCACACGGTTTCAGGTACTATTTCACTCCGCTCCCGCGGTACTTTTCACCATTCCCTCACGGTACTATCCGCTATCGGTCACCAGGGAATATTTAGGCTTAACGGGTGGTCCCGCCAGATTCACACGGGATTTCTCGGGCCCCGTGCTACTTGGGTGTCTCTTAAACGAGCCGTCAATGTTTCAGCTACGGGGGTCTTACCCTCTACGCCGGACCTTTCGCATGTCCTTCGCCTACATCAACGGTTTCTGACTCGTCTCACAGCCGGCAGACTATGAAAAAGAGATCCCACAACCCCGCTCACGCAACCCCTGCCGGGTATCACACGTAAACGGTTTGGCCTGATCCAGTTTCGCTCGCCACTACTCCCGGAATCACGGTTGTTTTCTCTTCCTGAGGGTACTGAGATGTTTCACTTCCCC comes from Streptomyces sp. Mut1 and encodes:
- a CDS encoding FHA domain-containing protein; amino-acid sequence: MSSGYGRCEDVRVGRCVHSGFVLPHGRVCFGQGESPVKLFGKLFGKSARDEAARHRAPRHGQPDEQGAERPLFRDQVAGQGGDHPGGSGASSVDPAGPGRIGFGAPSQEASSMPVCTRCGHRNAEASRFCSNCGAPLRGGVPERASETTSTISISGLEAYEAEATGQTAVPSLSPEAQAAVDALPLGSALLVVRRGPNSGSRFLLDGDLTTAGRHPQSDIFLDDVTVSRRHVEFRRNADGSFTVGDVGSLNGTYVNRERIDSVALSNGDEVQIGKYRLVFYASQRGI
- a CDS encoding DUF881 domain-containing protein, which codes for MSNDALNDGGEQPGEQQANSSRELTGRQRLVAGIWPPRVTRAQLVVALLLFVLGLGLAIQVRSNSDNSALRGARQEDLVRILDEVDERTQRLEDEKQRLDDQRTELENSSDQAEEARKQTVEKERQLGVLAGTVAAHGPGITVTVNDPGGAVRPDMLLDALQELRAAGAEAVEVNGVRVVANTYFSGDGGAVKVDGRKISAPYVFKVIGKPQDLEPALNIPGGVVQTLEKEQATVHVARADDIVVDALRPAERPDYARSSGQ
- a CDS encoding small basic family protein, which produces MIAVLGLVVGVVVGLLVRPEVPAVVEPYLPIAVVAALDAVFGGLRAMLDGIFVDKVFVVSFLSNVVVAALIVFLGDKLGVGAQLSTGVVVVLGIRIFSNAAAIRRHVFRA
- a CDS encoding DUF881 domain-containing protein translates to MSQQPPGRSTAPSPKRPDASMLLLTNVMEHSLDDGYAEASARRAAEGQAGMPRTLKAKLGFAACLVLAALVVTLGAAQARVAAPVLAKERQELIDRIDAETAAADTLASQVEEVRDDVSERQRKALQEHGGDQGELVALLSGATPVRGPGVKVVVDDAEDTAQGGGGARETSSFSDTGRVRDRDMQRVVNGLWQSGAEAIAINGQRLTALSAIRAAGDAILVDNRPLVPPYTVLAVGDGKKLGAAFRDSADGQYLQSLKDTFDIRTSISVQEKVDLPAAPSLIVRTAEPYKAADTGKGTS
- a CDS encoding mannose-1-phosphate guanyltransferase; the protein is MKAVVMAGGEGTRLRPMTSSMPKPLLPVANRPIMEHVLRLLKRHGLNETVVTVQFLASLVKNYFGDGEELGMELSYANEEKPLGTAGSVKNAEEALKDDTFLVISGDALTDFDLTDLIAFHKEKGGLVTVCLTRVPNPLEFGITIVDEEGQVERFLEKPTWGQVFSDTVNTGIYVMEPEVFNYVEADVSVDWSGDVFPQLMKEGKPIYGYVAEGYWEDVGTHESYVKAQADVLERKVDVEIDGFEISPGVWVAEGADVHPDAVLRGPLYIGDYAKVEAGVEIREHTVIGSNVVVKSGAFLHKAVVHDNVYIGDHSNLRGCVVGKNTDIMRASRIEDGAVIGDECLVGEESIIQGNVRVYPFKTIEAGAFVNTSVIWESRGQAHLFGARGVSGILNVEITPELAVRLAGAYATTLKKGSTVTTARDHSRGARALKRAVISALQASAIDVRDLENVPLPVARQQTARGSAGGIMIRTSQGVPDSVDIMFFDERGADLSQARQRKLDRVYARQEYRRAFPGEIGDIYFPSSVFDSYTGALLRNVDTTGVADAQLKVVVDASNGSAGLVLPSLLGRLGVDALTINPGLDESRPTESAETRRNGLVRLGEIVSSARAAFGVRFDPVGERLSLVDERGRIVEDDRALLVMLDLVAAERRSGRVALPVTTTRVAEQVAAYHGTQVEWTTTSPDDLTRVGREEGTIFGGDGRGGFIVPEFSSVFDGTAAFVRLIGLVARTQLTLSQIDARIPHAHVLRRDLATPWAVKGLVMRRVVEAAGDRDVDTTDGVRVVEADGRWVMVLPDRAEAVTHLWAEGPDDESAQALLDEWAAVVDSAGD
- a CDS encoding CDP-alcohol phosphatidyltransferase family protein, encoding MEVQETRVQTDRVLTIPNILSMARLVGVPVFLWLILRPEFGGPKSDGWALLVLMFSGVSDYLDGKLARRWNQISSLGRLLDPAADRLYILSTLVGLTWREILPLWLTAALLARELMLLVMVGILRRHGYPPPQVNFLGKAATFNLMYAFPLLLLSDESGWLAEVATVFGWAFAGWGTTLYWWAGILYVVQVRRLVKADAVAD